TGTACCTGGCGCCGTCCGATGGTGGCAAACCGCAGCGAATCACCTCGGACCAGTACTTCAGCTCCGACCCCGACTTCTCGCCCGACGGCAAGAAGCTGGTGTACGCCAGCGACCGGCTGGGCACCGCCGACCTCTGGGTGCGCGACCTCGCCTCCGGTGAGGACACCGTGCTCACCGCGCTGCCCGGCGCGCAGGTCGCGCCGCGCTGGTCCCCGGACGGCGGCAAGATCGCCTACACCGACCAGGACGGCGCGCTGTGGACGCTGGACGTGGCCTCGAAGGAGGTGCGGCAGCTGACCCCGGCGCTGTTCATGCCGGGCAGGCCGAGCTGGTCGGGTGACGGCAGCACGATCGCGCTCGCCGCGGTGAAGCCGTTCTCCAAGCGGTTCCGCGAGGGCACCAGCCAGATCCTGACCGTGCCCGCCGGTGGCGGTGAGCTGACCTACACCGAGCCCATGCCGTTCCGCTCGCTTGCCACCCGCGGTGACGACGGCCCGCTGTTCTCCCCGGACGGCAAGCGTCTGGCGTTCACCGTGGAGAGCACCGCGTGGGTGGTCCCGGTCGACGGCAAGGGCGCCTTCCTCGGCGAACCGCGGCAGGTCACCCGCGAGGTCACCGACTCGCTGGCCTGGCTGGACAACGGCACGCTGGTCTACCTGTGCAAGGGCGAGCTGCGCCGGATCGCCGTGGACGGCGGGAAACCGCGCACCATCCGCCTCGACTTCAGCTGGCGGCGCCCGAAACCGGCCGAGCGCACGGTCATCCACGTGGGCGCGCTCTGGGACGGCACCGCCGAGAAGCTGCGTGAGAACGTCGACGTGGTGGTGGAAAACGGGCGGATCAAGGAGATCCGGCCGCACCGGGACGACACCGGCACCGTCGACGTGGACGCGTCCGGGCTGACGGCTATTCCGGGCCTGATCGACGCGCACAACCACTGGCACCTGCGCGGCAGGCACTGGGGCGACCGGCAGGGCAGGCTCTGGCTGTCCTACGGCATCACCACCACGCGCTCCCCCGGCGACCCGGTGTACCAGATGATCGAGACCCGCGAGGCGCTCGAATCGGGCGCCCGGGTGGGGCCGCGGTTCTTCGGCACCGGCGAAGCGATCGACGGTTCACGCGTCTACTACAACTTCATGCGGCCGACACTTTCGCCCGAGCAGTTGAAGCTGGAGATGGACCGGGCGGTCTCGCTGGGTTACGACCTGATCAAAACCTATGTGCGCCTTCCGGTCCGGTTGCAGCGCGAAGCCGTCGAAGCCGCGCACCGGGCGGGCATGCCGCTGTCGTCGCACTACCTGTTCCCGGCCGCGAACCTCGGCATGGACGGGATGGAGCACGTCGGCGCGACCAACCGGCTCGGCTATTCGCACACGATCAGCCGGACCGGGTGGACGTACCAGGACTCGATCGAGTTGTTCGCGCGTTCGGGCATGTCGATAACGCCGACGCTGTTCAACTCCAAGGCCCTCTACGCCGACGACAAGTCGCTCGTGGAGGACGAACGCACCAAGGTCCTGTTCCCGAAGTGGGAGTACGACCGGCTGGTGGCCGACGCCGAGAACGCGGGCAAGCCGGAGAACGCCTACGTGCGCCACGTGCTGGCCGGGAACGTGGACATGGTGCTGCGCGTGCACCGCGCGGGCGGATTTGTCATCAGCGGCACGGACACCCCGCTCGACAGCATCGCGATCTCCCTGCACCAGAACCTGCGCGCGATGGTCGAATTCGGCTTCACCCCGTACGAAGCGCTGGTCACCGCGACGCGGAACCCGGCGCGGCGGCTCGGGCTGACCGGCCGGCTCGGTGAACTGCGGCCGGGGGCGTACGCGGACCTGTCGCTGGTGGAGGGCAATCCGCTGGCGGACATCCGGGCCGCGGCCGCCGTGCGGCAGGTGGTCGTGGGCGGGGTGACGCACCGGGTGGACGACCTGCTGGCGCCGTTCCGGTCACCGGGCACGGCGTCCGTGTCGAACCCGGTGCTGCCGGCCAACACCACGGCCTCGCACTGGTGGCACCGGCCGGAGTGGTCGGAACACGTCTGCTGCGGGATCTAAATCGCAGGTTGCGGCTTGGGTGGGCGGAGTGACTTGCCGACCATCCAAGCCGCGACGATCCCGCCGATGGCACCGCAAAGGTGGCCCTCCCACGAGACACCGGGCTCGCTCGGGAGCACACCCCACAGCGCGTAGCCGTAGAGCAGGAAAACCCCGACGGCGATCAGGATCTGCGGGAGGCTGCGCGCGAACAGGCCGCGCACCAGCAGGAACGTGAGCAGGCCGAAGACCAGCCCGGACGCGCCGGCGTGCACGCCCTCACCGCCGATCAGGAAGGTGCCGACGCCGGCGAAGAGCCAGATGATGGTGAGCACGCCGAAGAACTGACGCAGCCCGCCGGAGGTGGCGAGCAGGCCGAGCACCAGCAGCGGCACCGAGTTCGCGGCGAGGTGGTCCCAGCCGAAGTGCAGCATCGGGGCCCAGATCAGGCCGTCCCACTGCTCGATGGTGCGCGGCCAGATGCCGTCGTCGTCGAAGGGGTGCGCGAGCACGGTGTCGATGCCCTCGATCACCCAGAGCAGGCCGACAAAACCGGTGACCACGATCAGCGAGGCCAGCGGTTTCGGCGGCAGGATCCGCTTGCCGGGCGCGACCGGCGGTTTGGGCGACGGCTCTGGCAGCATGCTTCGACGCTACCTCTCCGGTTCTGTCGGTGGTGGCCGGATAATGGAGGTCATGGACACGGTGGCGTTCGGCAGCCTGGCGACCGAGGTGGGAAAGGTGCTGGTCGCGGTCACTCCGGCCGGTCTGGCGTCGACGGCCTTCGACGACACCCCGGAGCTGCGGGAGGGCATCGCCACGCGGCTCGGCCTGCCGGTGGTGGTGGATCCGGCGCGCGTGGAACCGGTGCTGGCCGAGCTGCGCGAGTACTTCGACGGCACGCGGGAGCGGTTCGACTTCGACGTCGACTGGCGCCTGTACTCGGCGACGCAGCAGCGGGTGCTCGGCACGCTGTACGAGACGGTGCCCTACGGCAAGACGGTCACCTACGGCGAGCTGGCCGAACGCAGCGGCACCGGCGTGCCCGCGCGCGGGATCGGCTCGATCATGGGCAGCAACCCGATCCCGATCGTGGTGCCGTGCCACCGGGTGCTGGCCAGCACCGGCCTCGGCGGCTTCAGCGGCGGTGAGGGCGTCCCGTCGAAACGGCAACTGCTCACCCTGGAGGGCCACCTGCCGCCGGGCCTGTGGTGAACTCCGGCGCGGGTCAGGCGGTGGTGCGGGTGAAGGTCACGTGCGTGACGCCGCTCGGTGAGGACGTGGCCTCGACGTCATAGTCCTTTTCCAGCCCTTCCAACCCGTCCCACAGGCCGACACCGCGGCCGAGCAGGATCGGGACGACCACGACGTGCAGGTGGTCGATGAGCCGGGCTTCGAGGAATTCGCGCACCGTCGTGGGGCCTCCGCCGATGCGGATGTCCTTGCCGCCCGCGGCTTCGCGAGCGACTTCGAGCGCCTCGGCCGGGGACGCGTCGAGGAAGTGGTAGGTGGTGCCACCCTCCATCTCGATCGACGGGCGCGTGTGGTGGGTGAGCACAAAAACCGGCGTGTGGAACGGCGGGTTGGGGCCCCAGGCGCCCTTCCAGTCCGGGTCCTCGTGCCAGCCGGGGTGGCCGAACTTGCCGGCCCCCATGATCTCGGCGCCGATCCCCGGATCGTGCCGCCGGAAGAAGGCGTCGTCGACGCCGCCGCTGCCACCGGCCTGCCATCCACTGGTGGCGAACATCCACTGGTGCAACCGGTCCCCGGCGTGGCCGAAGTGCGCCTCGGCGCTCTGCCCGGCACCGGTGCCGTAGCCGTCGAGGGAAATGGCGAAGTTGTGAACGCCGACGAGTGCCATGGTTCTGCTCCTTCTCAGTTGTAGTACCGGCGGGCGCTCGATGAGATGCGGGAGATGTCGGTTCCGTAGACGTGGATGGAGATCGCCGTCGTGTCGCTCGCGTTGCGCACGCGGTGGATGTCGCCCGGCGGCGCGAAACCGCTGACCTCGCCGGTCCGGTTCTCGCTGCGGCCGATCAGGTTCAGATCCGCGTCGAAGAGTTCCTCGTGCTCGACGCCCTGGATGACACCGAGCACGCACCAGGTGACGTGGTCGTGGATCCGGGTGAACTGCCCGGGTCGCCAGACCAGCGCGACGATCGAGAACGAGCCACCCGGCTCGACGTGCAGGGTGTGGCCGCAGTAGTCGTCGGGCGAGCCGAGGCGCTGCTCGGCGGTCAGCACGTCCGGGGTGGGCAGGTGGGCCCGCAGCTGCTCGGCGACGAGCTGCGCGGTGCCCGCCCAGTCGGCTTGGACGGCGACGGCGGCGCGGACGCCGTCCACCAGTTCGGTCAGTTCGGTGAGGGGGCGGGGAAGTGTCGTGGTCATGCCCATGAGCCTGCTGCCCCACGACTCATACGTCTAATGTCAATGCTCACGCTGACCCATAGATGGAGTCGATACATGCTGGACGTGACCAGACTTCGTGTCATCGACGCGCTCGCGCGGCTCGGCTCGGTGACCGCCGCGGCGAAGGAACTCCACTACACCCAGCCGACGATCAGTCACCACCTCGCGCGGCTCGAAGCCGAGACGGGTGCGCAACTACTGCAACGGGCGGGCCGTGGGATCCGGCTGACTCCCGCCGGTCAGTTGCTGGCCTCACGGGCCGCCGAGATCCTCGGCCGGATCGACGCCGCCGACGCCGAACTCTCCGCGCACGTGGGGTTGAACGCCGGACGCGTGCGGCTGGCCAGTTTCTCGTCGGTGATCGGTTCGCTCGTCCCGCGCGCGGTGGCGGCACTGACCGAACGGCACCCCGGCCTGCAGATCGGCCTGACCGACACACAACCGCCCGAAGCGCTGGAAATGCTGCGCACCGGCAAGATCGACATCGCGATCATCTTCCGCTACGACGACACCGAGCCCGAACCGCCGAACGTGCGCCTGCACCACCTGCTCGACGATCCGCTGCACCTGCTTTCGACCAGCCAGGGGCAAACGCTGTCCAGCCTGCGCGACGCCACCTGGATCGCCGGGTGCCCGCGGTGCCGGGTGCACCTGCTGTCGATGTGCGCGAAAGAGGGTTTCGAACCGCGGATCGGCTACACCTCCGAGGACATGGTCGTCATGCAGGCGCTGGTCGCCGCGGGCCTCGGCGTGACGACCAGCCCCGGCCTGGCGCTGCGCGCCCACCGCGCCGACGGCATCGTGGCGAGTGAACTCCCTGTGCGCCAGCACATCTACGCCGCGACCTACGGCGAGCCGCCCGATCCGCCCGCTACGGCCGCGCTGTTGACGGCGCTCGTGGAAGCCGCCGCCGCCATCACGGCTTAGCGAAGTCGTCGGGCACGATGCGGAGTTTCTCCGCGATGCGGACGAGTGCCTTCTGGTCGGCCGTGTTGAGCGAGTCGAGGACGACGCTCCGCACGGAGCGCAGGTGCGTGGGCGCTGCCTGGTGCACGATGTCGAAGCCCTCGTCAGTGAGTTCGGCGAGGGTGTAACGGCCGTCGGCCGGGTCGGGTGTCCGCACGACCCAGCCTCGCTGCTCAGCGCGTTTGACCACATTGGACAGACGAGAAAGCGACCCGCTGGCAAGGAAAGCGAGTTCCCCCATCCGCAATTTGCGCTGCGGGGCCTCGGAAAGATGACTGAGCACGAGGTACTCGAACAGGGTGAGGCCGTGTTCCTGCCGCAGCGGCGATTCCAGCTTGCCCGGCAGCAGCAGGACGAGGGAGATCAGCCCGGTCCAGGCCGCCTTCTCCGGCTCGTCCAGCCACCGCAGTTCCTCGTCCTCGTGGTCGCCCATGACCTTGCCACCCCTTCGCGATCACTTTGCGCTTGAAGTCATAACCAGCTAGCATGACTTTACGCGTGAACTCATGATCGAGGGAACGCGCCCCTATGAACAGGAAGAGCGAGCATCATGAGCACTGTCACCTTCGGCGTCGTCCCGGGCTTCGGCGAGAAGCTGCACGACGCACTCGGCTACAGCGGGGCCGTCCGCGTCGGCGACCGGGTCGAGATCTCCGGGCAGGCCGGGGTGGACGACGACCTGAACATCCCCGAGTCGCTGGAGGAGGAGATCGTCCTGGCGTTCGACAACGTGGAGCGCACGCTCGCCACGGTCGGCGCGACCTGGAAGGACGTCATCCACGTCAACTCGTACCACAAGGTCGACCCGGGCGAGGATGTCATCGGGGACGACCACAACAAGGTCATGGCCGAGCAGTTCCGCCGTCGCCTCGGCGGCCGCGCGCCGATCTGGACCGAAACCGGCGTCACGGTACTCGGCCTCGCCGACATGCGCGTGGAAATCCGCGTCACCGCCATCGCCGGCTCCGGGAACTGAACCCCGGAAAACATGAAGGTGGCTCCCGAGAATTCTCGGAAGCCACCTTCGTCGGCCCACAATCGGCCCAAAAATAGAGAGAGTCAGGCCCAGAGTTCGCCGTCCAGCCTGGCGGCGGCGTCGTCCAGGGTGCCGCTGTAGGCGCCGGTGGACAGGTACTTCCAACCCGCGTCCGCGACCACGAAGGCGACATCGGCCGGTTCGCCCTTGGCGGCGGCCTTCTCGGCCACGGCCAGGGCCGCGTGCAGCACGGCACCGGTCGAGATCCCCGCGAAGATGCCTTCGTGCTCAAGCAGTTCCCGCGTGCGCCGGAGCGCGTCGTAGGCGCCGACCGAGTAGCGCCCGTTCAGCACGCTCGCGTCGTACAGCTCGGGCACGAAGCCCTCGTCGATGTTCCGCAGCCCGTAGACCAGCTCGCCGTACCGCGGCTCGGCCGCGATGATCTGCACGTCCGGCTTCGCCTCGTGCAGGTACCGGCCGACACCGACCAGGGTGCCGGTGGTGCCGAGCCCGCCGACGAAGTGCGTCACCGTCGGCAGGTCCTTCAGCAGCTCCGGACCCGTTCCCCGGTAGTGCGCGTCGGCGTTCGCCGGGTTGCCGTACTGGTAGAGCATCACCCACTCGGGATTGGCCTTGGCCAGTTCCTTCGCGCGCCGGACCGCCTCGTTCGACCCGCCGGCCGCCGGGGAGAACACGATCCGCGCGCCGTAGGCCTGCAGCAGCTGCTTGCGCTCGGCCGAGGTGTTCTCCGGCATCACGCAGACCAGCCCGTAGCCCTTGAGCTTCGCCGCCATCGCCAGCGCGATACCGGTGTTGCCCGAGGTCGGCTCCAGAATGGTCGACCCGCGGCGCAGCACGCCCTCCCGCTCGGCGGCCTCGATCATCGCCAGCGCGGGCCGGTCCTTGATCGAACCGGTCGGGTTGCGGTCCTCCAGCTTCGCCCACAACCGCACGTCGTGGGTCGGCGAAAGCCGGGGCAGCCCGACCAGCGGGGTGCCGCCGAGCGCGTCGAGCAGCGACTCGTAGCGCGCCATGGCCTAGCGCGCGCCGCCGGCCACCGCGGGCAGGATGGTCAGCGTGTCGCCGTCCTTGACCTCGGCTTCCAGGCCCCCGGCGAAGCGCACGTCCTCATCGTTGACGTAGACGTTGATGAACCGGTGCAGCTTCTCGTCCTTGACCAGGCGCGCCTTGATACCACCGTGGCGGCTCTCCACGTCGTCGATCACCTCGAGCACCGTCTTGCCGCTCGCCTCGACGGACTTCTCGCCGCCGGTGTGCGTGCGCAGGATGGTCGGGATGGACACGTTCACGGCCATGGATCTTTACCTCCGCTAGGGATCTCTCGTAGTGGGCTGACGTTCGGGCGAGGGCGGTTATTCCTCGATCTCGACCGGCTCCTCGGTGATCTCACCGTCGACGATCCGGTACGACCGGAGTTCGTGCACCTCGGGATCCCTGGTGGAGACCAGCACGTAGTGCGCGAACGGCTCGGAGGCGTAGGACACGTCGGTGCGCGAGGGATAGGCCTCGGTGGCGGTGTGCGAGTGGTAGATCACCACGGGCACCTCGTCGTTGGCGTCCATCTCGCGGTAGAGCTTGAGCAGATCACCGGAGTCGAACTCGTAGAACGTCGGCGAGCGTGCCGCGTTCAGCATGGGGATGAACCGCTCGGGGCGGTCCGAGCCGTCATCCGGCCCGGCGATCACCCCGCACGCCTCGTCCGGGTGGTCCCGGCGGGCGTGCGCGACGATCTCGTCGACTAGTTCACGGCGGATCCGAAGCACGATCACATCCTATGTGCTGGACAACCGGCGTCCACCCAGTGAGACAGAGCCCTCGGACGCTTGACCTCAGTCCGGGAAGGCTTCCGGCCACACGTCGCGGTAGGCACGCAGGCCACCGGCCCCGGTGGCGGCCAGCAGGCCGTGCACCATCGCCCTGGCGAACACCCGCGCGGCGGCCGAGCACAGCTGGTCGAGCGCTCCGGCCCGCGACGCGTCGGCGAACGGGCCCTCCACCACGGGCAGCTGACGCGCCCCGGTGGCCAGCGCGAACACGGTGTCGCCGTCGAACATGGTGTGCGCCGGGCGCACGGTCCGCGCGAGCCCGTCCTGCGCGGCGACGGCCAGCCGCCGAGCCTCGGCCTTCGACAACGCCGCATCCGTCGCGACCACGCCGATCGTGGTGTTCAGGTCGGTCGGCGCCGCTTCGACGTCACCCGGCCGGTCCGGCCAGCGCACCCCGAACTCGCCGTCCACCTCGTGGTCCGCCGCGAACGGACGGCCCGTGCGCAGGTCGACGGCCTCACCGGAGGCGTTCACCGCGGCCAGCGCCCCGACCACGAACTCGCCGACGCGCTCGCTCGCCGTGCCGATGCCGCCCTTGAGCGAACCGACCGCCGCCCCGGCGCCCGCGCCGACCGTGCCCTGCGCGAACCAACCCGCCGCGGCGGCCTCGCAGGCCGCGTAGCCGAACGAGGCGTCCGGGCGGTTGCCCCAGTCGCTGCGCGGCAGGTCGAACAGCACCGCGGCGGGCACGATCGGCACCACCTCGTGCGGCTGGGCACCCACCAGGAAGCCCTTCGACCGCTCGCCGAGCCAGCGCATCACGCCGTCGGCCGCGGCCAGCCCGTACGCGCTCCCGCCGGACAGGCAGATCGCGTTGACCCGCTGCACCAGGTTCTCCGGCTCGAGCAGGTTCGTCTCGCGGGTGCCGGGCGCGCCGCCGCGCTGGTCGACCGCGCCGACCGCGCCGTCGGGCACGAGCACCACCGTGGTGCCGGTGGCCCAGCCATCGCCGACCCGCTCGTGGTGCCCGACCAGCACGCCGGGCACATCGGTGAGCGCGTTCATTCGGTCAGCGCCTGGACCAGGCTTTCCTGCACCCAGGTCAGCCAGTGGTAAACCCCGAGGTGCGGCGCGCGCGGATCCTCCGGCGGCAGCTCGTCGGGCATGTCCTCGGTGACGTCGAGCGCGGTGCCCAGCGCCAGGCGCACGTCGTTCAGCGCGGACAGCCAGGCGTCGGCCTGCTCGAAGCTCAGCCGCACCTCACCGCCGTCCGGCGACAGCGTCTCCAGCACCACCGCGGCCACCCCGACCTTCGCGTCCAGCAGCTCCGGCTCGTGCAGCGAGCGCAGCGCGGCGGCGGAATCGAGGTCCTCCTTGGCCGGGGTGTCCGGGTCGAGGCGGTGGAAGTCGGGCAGCAGCCGCGACAGCACCGGATCGCTCGGCGCCTCGCTGGGGCCGGTGCGGATGCCGGTCAGCTCGGCCAGCTCGTCCTGCGGCGCCTCCTCCGACCGGGCGCGCAGCATGTCGTCGACCTGGCTGATCAGCCCACGCAGGACCGCGGCCTCCTGCTGCTCGAAGCCCGCCTGCAAGCGCGCGCCCTTGCGGCGCCACGGCTTCACGACGGGTGCTCCATGGTCGCCCAGAGCCCGGCGGCGTGCAGTTTCGCCACGTCACCCTCCACCTTCTCCTTGCCACCGGAGGAGACGATGGCCTTGCCCTTGTGGTGCACGTCCAGCATCAGCTTGGTGGCGTGGTCGCGGCTGTACCCGAACAGCTTCTGGAAGACGTAGGTCACGTACGACATGAGGTTCACCGGGTCGTTCCAGACCACTGTCTGCCACGGTTTGTCCTCAGCCCCCAGGTCGGCCGCGGACGGCTCCACCATCGGTTCGGCGGCAGGCGTACTCATGGCCTCCATGGTGTCACGTCGCCCACTTCCGGTCCTCCGGCAGGTCAGCCCATAGGCTTGGACCATGGCCTGGACGCGAACCGGCAGCACCGCACTGCTCACCGACCACTACGAGCTGACCATGCTGGGCAGCGCGCTCGCCGACGGCACCGCCGACCGGCCGTGCGTGTTCGAGGTGTTCGCCAGGCGGTTGCCGGACGGCCGCCGGTACGGCGTGGTGGCGGGCACCGCGCGGGTGGTCGACGCGATCGGGGACTTCCGGTTCACCGACGCCGAGATCAGCCAGCTGGAGTCGACCGCGGTGGTGGACGACGCGACGCTGTCCTGGCTGGCCGACTACGAGTTCTCCGGTGACGTCGACGGGTACGCCGAGGGCGAGCTGTACTTCCCCGGCTCCCCGATCCTCACCGTCCGCGGCAGCTTCGGCGAGGCCGTGGTGCTGGAGACGCTGGTGCTGTCCATCCTCAACCACGACAGCGCGATCGCCTCGGCGGCCGCGCGCATGGCCGGCGCCGCGCACGGCAGGCCGATCATCGAGATGGGCGGGCGCCGCACGCACGAGTACGCCGCGGTCGCCGCCGCCAGGGCCGCCTACCTGGCCGGCTTCGCCACCACCTCGAACCTGGAGGCGGGCCGCCGCTACGGCATTCCCACCCGCGGCACCGTCGCGCACGCGTTCATGCTGCTGCACGACAGCGAGGAGCAGGCCTTCCGCGCGCAGGTGGACAAGCTCGGCGCGGACACCACCCTGCTGGTGGACACCTACGACATCACCGCGGGCATCGAGACCGCGGTCCGGGTGGCCGGGCCGGAGCTGGGCGCCATCCGGATCGATTCCGGCGACGTCGGCCCGCTGGCCCGCAAGGCCCGCGACCAGCTCGACGCGCTCGGTGCCAAGGACACCAGGATCGTGGTCTCGGGTGACCTGGACGAGCACGCCATCGCGGCCCTGCGCGCCGAGCCGGTGGACGCGTACGGCGTGGGCACCTCGGTGGTCACCGGTTCCGGCGCGCCGACCGCGGGCATGGTCTACAAGCTGGTCGAGGTGGACGGCCGCCCGGTCGCCAAGCGCAGCACGCACAAGGAGTCGCGCGGCGGCCGCAAGGGCGCGTTCCGGCGGCACAAGCCGACCGGCACGGCGCTGGAGGAGGTCGTCTACCCGGCCGACGGACCGGCGCCCGAGCTGGGCCCCGACGACCGCGAACTGCAGATCCCGCTGGTCCGGGCTGGACAGCAGGTCGAGGACCTGCCCACCCTTGACGACGCGCGGCAACGCCTGCGCAAGGGGCTGGTCAGCCTGCCGTGGGAGGGCCTCAAGCTGTCGCACGGCGAGCCGGCCGTACCCACCGTTTTCCGCTGAAAGGGGCGCCTGCGATGGCGAACGCGTTGATCGTGGTGGACGTGCAGAACGACTTCTGCGAGGGCGGCGCGCTGGGGGTGGCAGGCGGCGCCGACCTGGCGGCGCGGATCTCCGCCTTCCTGCGGGAGAACGCCTACGACCAGGTGGTGGCCACCAGGGACTACCACATCGACCCCGGCGCGCACTTCAGCGACGAGCCGGACTTCGTGCGCTCGTGGCCGCGGCACTGCGAGGCGGGCACCCCCGGCGCCGCCTTCCACCCGGCACTCGACGTCGCGCCGATCTCGGCGGTCTTCTCGAAGGGGCAGTACAGCGACGGGTACTCCGGCTTCGAGGGGACCACCGAAACCGGCGACACCCTGGCGGAATGGCTGCGCGCGCGGGAGGTGGACACCGTCGACGTGGTCGGCATCGCCACCGACCACTGCGTCCGGGCGACCGCGCTGGACGCCGCCGGGGCCGGCTTCACCGTGCGGGTGCTGCTCGGCCTGACCGCGGGCGTCTCGAAGTCCACTGTGGACAAGGCGTTGGCCGAGCTGCGCACGGCGGGCGCGGAACTGACCGGCACCCCGGTGGTCAGCGGCTGACCACCGGGGTCGGTTGATCAGTCCTCGCCGTAGGGGGCGCAGCTGGCCGCGCCGACGACGATCTCGCCTTCGGCCGGGCCGCCCTCCGGGAACAGCTCGATGCGCATCGCGCGCGTGGTCAGGCTGCCGTCCGGCGGCTCCGGCACGACGATCTCGTTGAGCACCACCTTGGCCACCGTCTTGCCCTCGTCCCCCGGGATAAGGACGGTGTGGTTGGCCGGCACGGACGGCGGCACCTCGATTCCGGTGACGTCGCTCAGCTCGACCAGGCCGCTGGCGCCGTTGGTGGTGGTGTCGCAGCGCGCGCTGAACGAGCGGACCTTGATCACCGGGCCGCCGTATTTGCGCAGCACCTTGGTCTCGAACCGCTGCCCGCGCACCATCGACGTGGCGAACCCGGTATCGGCCGCCCGCGAGCACTGCGACTCGGTCTTGCCGAACTTCGTGGTCCCGGCCTCGACCCCGGGTGAATTGGCGGTGTCCTGCACGCCGAGCCTGCACTCGGCGATCGGCCCTTCCCGCACGGTCTGCTCGCCCGCCGTCACGTCGACCGTGCCCGCGGTCGCGGACGCGCTGGCCACCGGTGCCGCCTGCGCCGCACCCGCCGAGACCAGCAGCCCGCCGCACGCGCACGCCGCCGCGACAG
The genomic region above belongs to Amycolatopsis sp. YIM 10 and contains:
- a CDS encoding MoaD/ThiS family protein — its product is MAVNVSIPTILRTHTGGEKSVEASGKTVLEVIDDVESRHGGIKARLVKDEKLHRFINVYVNDEDVRFAGGLEAEVKDGDTLTILPAVAGGAR
- a CDS encoding Mov34/MPN/PAD-1 family protein, which translates into the protein MLRIRRELVDEIVAHARRDHPDEACGVIAGPDDGSDRPERFIPMLNAARSPTFYEFDSGDLLKLYREMDANDEVPVVIYHSHTATEAYPSRTDVSYASEPFAHYVLVSTRDPEVHELRSYRIVDGEITEEPVEIEE
- a CDS encoding P1 family peptidase, which encodes MNALTDVPGVLVGHHERVGDGWATGTTVVLVPDGAVGAVDQRGGAPGTRETNLLEPENLVQRVNAICLSGGSAYGLAAADGVMRWLGERSKGFLVGAQPHEVVPIVPAAVLFDLPRSDWGNRPDASFGYAACEAAAAGWFAQGTVGAGAGAAVGSLKGGIGTASERVGEFVVGALAAVNASGEAVDLRTGRPFAADHEVDGEFGVRWPDRPGDVEAAPTDLNTTIGVVATDAALSKAEARRLAVAAQDGLARTVRPAHTMFDGDTVFALATGARQLPVVEGPFADASRAGALDQLCSAAARVFARAMVHGLLAATGAGGLRAYRDVWPEAFPD
- a CDS encoding DUF2017 domain-containing protein, with product MKPWRRKGARLQAGFEQQEAAVLRGLISQVDDMLRARSEEAPQDELAELTGIRTGPSEAPSDPVLSRLLPDFHRLDPDTPAKEDLDSAAALRSLHEPELLDAKVGVAAVVLETLSPDGGEVRLSFEQADAWLSALNDVRLALGTALDVTEDMPDELPPEDPRAPHLGVYHWLTWVQESLVQALTE
- the clpS gene encoding ATP-dependent Clp protease adapter ClpS; its protein translation is MSTPAAEPMVEPSAADLGAEDKPWQTVVWNDPVNLMSYVTYVFQKLFGYSRDHATKLMLDVHHKGKAIVSSGGKEKVEGDVAKLHAAGLWATMEHPS
- a CDS encoding nicotinate phosphoribosyltransferase; the encoded protein is MAWTRTGSTALLTDHYELTMLGSALADGTADRPCVFEVFARRLPDGRRYGVVAGTARVVDAIGDFRFTDAEISQLESTAVVDDATLSWLADYEFSGDVDGYAEGELYFPGSPILTVRGSFGEAVVLETLVLSILNHDSAIASAAARMAGAAHGRPIIEMGGRRTHEYAAVAAARAAYLAGFATTSNLEAGRRYGIPTRGTVAHAFMLLHDSEEQAFRAQVDKLGADTTLLVDTYDITAGIETAVRVAGPELGAIRIDSGDVGPLARKARDQLDALGAKDTRIVVSGDLDEHAIAALRAEPVDAYGVGTSVVTGSGAPTAGMVYKLVEVDGRPVAKRSTHKESRGGRKGAFRRHKPTGTALEEVVYPADGPAPELGPDDRELQIPLVRAGQQVEDLPTLDDARQRLRKGLVSLPWEGLKLSHGEPAVPTVFR
- a CDS encoding isochorismatase family protein is translated as MANALIVVDVQNDFCEGGALGVAGGADLAARISAFLRENAYDQVVATRDYHIDPGAHFSDEPDFVRSWPRHCEAGTPGAAFHPALDVAPISAVFSKGQYSDGYSGFEGTTETGDTLAEWLRAREVDTVDVVGIATDHCVRATALDAAGAGFTVRVLLGLTAGVSKSTVDKALAELRTAGAELTGTPVVSG
- a CDS encoding choice-of-anchor P family protein, whose protein sequence is MSKLRKTRLAVAAACACGGLLVSAGAAQAAPVASASATAGTVDVTAGEQTVREGPIAECRLGVQDTANSPGVEAGTTKFGKTESQCSRAADTGFATSMVRGQRFETKVLRKYGGPVIKVRSFSARCDTTTNGASGLVELSDVTGIEVPPSVPANHTVLIPGDEGKTVAKVVLNEIVVPEPPDGSLTTRAMRIELFPEGGPAEGEIVVGAASCAPYGED